Proteins co-encoded in one Apteryx mantelli isolate bAptMan1 chromosome 4, bAptMan1.hap1, whole genome shotgun sequence genomic window:
- the BAG5 gene encoding BAG family molecular chaperone regulator 5, whose translation MDMGNQHPSVKRLHEIQKEVKEIEQQVIIFSGLSTDKDYKKLERTLTKQLFEIDSVDTEGKGDIQQARKRAAQETERLLKELEQNANHPRRLEIEAIFKEAQLLVEREITPFYKGGNCISDEFEEGIQDIVLRLTQVKTGGKISLRKARYRTLTKVCAVQEIIESCIKQQLSLPLSNDAHPSVSKINSVMCDVNKARGTLIALLMGVNSNDTCRHLSCVLTGLIADLDALDVCGRTEIRNYRKEVVEEINKLQKYLDLEEEADSTHAYDLAQNQSILKIEEIRKKMKEVNSLLLKTENASDLYLGSKAELQGLIAQLDEVSPGKNPCIREARRRAVIEVQTLITYIDLKEALEKRQMYPEQTAAEHQSHKAVWRVLGNLSQIQQEVISFDGNRTDKNYMRLEELLTKQLLALDAVDPQGDERVKAARKQAVKLAQNILYYLDMKTDEWEY comes from the coding sequence ATGGATATGGGTAACCAACATCCATCCGTAAAACGGTTGCATGAAATACAGAAGGAAGTCAAGGAGATTGAACAGCAAGTCATCATCTTCAGTGGTTTGTCTACTGACAAAGATTATAAGAAATTAGAAAGGACTCTTACTAAACAGCTTTTTGAAATAGATTCTGTAGACACTGAAGGGAAAGGGGATATTCAGCAAGCCAGAAAGCGTGCGGCTCAGGAAACAGAGAGGCTACTCAAGGAACTGGAACAAAATGCCAACCATCCACGCAGACTGGAAATAGAGGCTATATTCAAGGAAGCACAGTTGCTTGTGGAACGTGAGATTACACCTTTTTACAAAGGGGGCAACTGTATAAGTGATGAATTTGAAGAAGGTATTCAGGACATTGTACTGAGGCTTACTCAGGTGAAAACTGGAGGGAAAATTTCTTTACGCAAAGCAAGATATCGCACTCTGACGAAAGTATGTGCTGTTCAGGAGATTATAGAAAGCTGTATAAAGCAACAACTGTCCCTGCCACTCTCTAATGATGCACATCCTTCTGTCTCCAAAATTAATTCTGTAATGTGTGATGTGAACAAAGCTAGAGGAACTCTTATTGCGCTTCTAATGGGAGTGAATAGTAATGATACCTGCAGGCATTTATCCTGTGTGCTTACAGGCTTGATTGCTGATTTGGATGCCTTAGATGTCTGTGGTCGCACAGAAATACGAAATTACAGAAAGGAAGTAGTCGAAGAGATCAATAAACTGCAAAAATATCTGGACTTGGAAGAGGAAGCAGATTCTACTCATGCTTATGATTTGGCACAAAATCAGTCCATtctaaaaatagaagaaattcgcaagaaaatgaaggaagttaattctttacttttaaaaacagagaatgCTTCCGACTTGTATTTGGGATCCAAGGCAGAACTGCAAGGATTAATTGCCCAGTTAGATGAAGTCAGTCCAGGGAAAAACCCCTGTATTAGAGAAGCCAGGAGAAGAGCAGTAATAGAAGTGCAAACTCTCATAACGTATATTGATTTAAAGGAAGCGCTTGAAAAAAGGCAAATGTATCCTGAGCAAACCGCTGCTGAACATCAGTCTCATAAAGCGGTTTGGAGAGTTCTTGGAAACTTGTCTCAAATTCAGCAGGAGGTGATTTCATTTGATGGAAACAGAACAGATAAAAATTACATGAGACTGGAAGAGCTTCTTACAAAGCAACTTCTAGCACTTGATGCTGTTGATCCACAAGGTGATGAGCGGGTTAAGGCTGCCAGAAAGCAAGCAGTAAAGCTTGCACAGAATATTCTTTACTATCTGGACATGAAAACAGATGAATGGGAGTACTGA
- the COA8 gene encoding cytochrome c oxidase assembly factor 8: protein MAAAVRAAAAAAGARRLAGGGGRRCRSSAGGGCGPAAERPESGGSGFCPPAHSRNDWIGPPDKSSNLRPVVFYVPPNESLLERRLRELRQETQAWNQQFWARQNASFQQEKEEFIYSRLKAKGLKMRDETGQKATLNAEEMADFYKDFLSKNFRKHMHYNRDWYKRNFTITFLMGQVALERALRWLRWKKKNIGN, encoded by the exons ATGGCCGCGGCCGttagggcggcggcggcggcggcgggcgcgcggcgcctGGCGGGGGgtggcgggcgccgctgccgctcctcggccggcggcggctgcgggccggCGGCCGAGCGGCCGGAGAGCGGG GGCTCAGGCTTCTGCCCTCCCGCGCACTCTCGTAACGACTGGATTGGCCCACCCGACAAATCCTCGAATCTCCGGCCCGTGGTCTTCTACGTTCCCCCAAATGAGTCGCTGCTGGAGCGGCGCCTTAGGGAGCTCAGGCAGGAGACCCAGGCGTGGAACCAGCAGTTCTGGGCCCGTCAGAACGCCTCGTTCCAGCAG gaaaaagaagaatttaTTTATTCAAGACTGAAAGCCAAGGGTCTGAAAATGAGAGATGAAACAG GTCAAAAGGCAACACTGAATGCAGAAGAAATGGCTGACTTCTACAAGGATTTCTTAAGTAAAAATTTTAGAAAGCATATGCATTATAACAG AGATTGGTATAAACGTAATTTTACTATCACGTTCCTCATGGGACAAGTAGCACTGGAGAGAGCTCTGAGGTGGCTtcgctggaaaaagaaaaatattggaaATTAG